In the Micromonospora narathiwatensis genome, one interval contains:
- a CDS encoding 4'-phosphopantetheinyl transferase family protein: MIGSLLPPSVVTVEAFADLPGESPYPGEEDLVARAVEGRRREFVTARRCAREALGRLGYAPAPILPGPKREPLWPAGVVGSITHCAGYRAAAVARDTALASLGIDAEPHGVLPDGVGEAVTVAGEPDLLRRLAHADPSTHWDRLLFSAKESVYKAWYPVTGRWLGFEDAELSIDPASRRFTARLLVDGTRTDGGPPLTALHGRYLVADGLVVTAVALPLPELP, from the coding sequence GTGATCGGGTCACTGCTGCCACCGTCGGTGGTGACCGTCGAGGCGTTCGCGGACCTGCCCGGCGAGTCGCCGTACCCCGGCGAGGAGGACCTGGTCGCGAGGGCCGTCGAGGGCCGCCGCCGCGAGTTCGTCACCGCCCGCCGCTGCGCCCGGGAGGCCCTCGGCCGTCTCGGGTACGCCCCGGCCCCGATCCTCCCCGGGCCGAAGCGGGAGCCGCTGTGGCCGGCGGGCGTGGTCGGCAGCATCACCCACTGCGCCGGCTACCGGGCCGCCGCGGTCGCCCGGGACACCGCGCTGGCGAGCCTCGGCATCGACGCCGAGCCGCACGGCGTGCTGCCGGACGGGGTGGGCGAGGCGGTGACCGTCGCCGGCGAGCCGGACCTGCTGCGCCGGCTGGCCCACGCCGACCCGTCGACGCACTGGGACCGGCTGCTGTTCAGCGCGAAGGAGTCGGTCTACAAGGCGTGGTACCCGGTGACCGGGCGCTGGCTCGGCTTCGAGGACGCGGAGCTGTCCATCGACCCCGCGTCGCGCCGCTTCACCGCCCGACTGCTGGTCGACGGCACCCGTACGGACGGTGGGCCGCCGCTGACCGCGCTGCACGGCCGCTACCTGGTCGCCGACGGCCTGGTCGTCACGGCCGTCGCGCTGCCGCTGCCGGAGTTGCCCTGA